The stretch of DNA cctcccacaaaccattctcatgctgagatcggtagtggactctccagcaccatgaaagttcttgtgtagggagttcaatttgtccagatcttgcttggtcatccaggtttcttgaaggcagacaatgtcactctcgtccagcaatgtgtccaccaccaaacgtcttgatctatcagcagcagtatgtcctactcggaggccacgagcgttgtaggatacaacccgcattaatgatctaccacggacccatcagggcagctggccggtgtgtctgtctccctggtctctacatataggcctacattcatcccagcatcatgactgagctgaagctcggtaccctgagagcggggggtatgctctggtcgagcttttttgaaagtatacaccaagggtaattaccacaccacaactgtcccaccattacccataggtggcgctacattccacgccctaaagcacaaaggctttctggaatggataggctaaccaagccccctcccttcaatccttgggttgaaataaaggcccttgtggatcttgatggtattatatttcagatttggtatcccattggtaattctgcagcttagatttttctatacagttccaatttgtcaagaatatacatttttcaatggttcgcaatgtttggaggaatccgccattactgcttggagttatatttaggattcctccgtcaggaggaaacctattgttattgttagttttattattattattcttgttccatggaagtcaatggcagcccctagaacccttcgacaactttttgtgaaatttggcacactcattaaggacagttgattctatacctacaccaagtttcatgtctcccattagaccactccagcgccaccaacgggtcaaagttggacttgtgtttacacacgcaacttttgaaccgtatgacccattttcaaaaatgaggtacaattggattccctggatcaagccgagttcaacgcacaccatggcattTCCAGTTGtatagattttctgctattcccggttttattaaaaacctttgaaagcctactcctcctacaattcttgtcgaatcttcttcaaaatttccacagatgatcttcagaccaagtctcACAAAATTTTttgaaggatatttgattttcaaaaccgtttgtccggtacagccaatcaaattctgcagaaaagccgccaaacaggaagtgaagccatatctcagcagttctttgaggcagtgacaccaaatttggtatgcctactcggaaccttattctgagtatgtcctcaaaaaattgtgtcatgtgagtaaaagggggcgtggccggaagcataagcgtgttttggctaataaccgttgaagtgttcaccttaataaagtaatttctttgtctgttgatgtcttgtgagatatcaagcttgaccatcgataatatttcataacaaccgaattgacgcggccgccattttggatttcatggaaaagtgtaaaaacctttacacgccccaaattttgtgcaatgtttactaaatttggtacagatgatcttcagaccaagtttcacaaaggtgtcagatggattttccattttcaaaaccttttgttcggtagagacaatcaaaggcggcggcgaaaccgcaaaagacacgtgagagcgtaactcagcaaccatttgtgcgattgtcaccaaacttgggttccatcgctcccatgaggagtagaggaggcctgtgctgttataccagaaaaaaatcaCTTCGAACACTCAGTTCtcttgaacgcaaacagatacttcaaccaaacttggtgtgttaaaggagtgcaacaggttgttgtgacttaattgttgcaaaagtgctatggaggccatgtcctgctatggactgcttggcccctccattgctgcttgcagctatatttattattattattatacatcttcttctgccatgggagtctatggcagccccttaaaccaaatggtcagaagttgtgaattttggcacactatttgggaccagtcccctcatcaatttcaccaactttcatgtctcccattccaaccatctagcgccaacaatgggtcaaagttgaaggtgtgttaacacatgttacttttgaaccatatgccccattgtacaaaatgaggtatcgttggattccctggatcaagacgagttcaacgcactctatgacatcatatccagttcatagattctccgccattttgaaagtaaagaaaaagcgttttttcgctactcctcctacaattcttgtcgaatcttcttcataatcgccacagatgatcttcagatcaagcctcacagaaattatcccctggagctttaattttcgcaaccgtttgttagttacagccacatcaaatttatgtggctgaattgatgtggccgccattttgaatataacgttttttcgctacctctcctataaggtttgtccaatattcaccaaatttggcacagatcatcttcagaccaagccacacaaaagacatcacatgtttttttgattttctacactttttgactggaacagccaatcaaagtcatcagccaatcaaagttgtcaaccaagccaccataaaagaagtgaggtcatatctcagcacctctttactgcattgacaacaactatggtatagggacgagggaccctgttccaaagaagtccaaaataggtcatgctatttcacctctaggtggcgctgcaataggcaaatatttggcaccatttatcttcagaccaagcctcacaaaagacatcacatagcgttttgatttctgcaaccgtttgttagttacagccaatcaaattgagcaactgatccggaaaaagggaagtgaggtaatatcttagccaagctttgatgcatttactccaaacttggtgtatggactcaaggcccttttattaagaggtttgagacaggtagtgtaatttgacctctagggggcattacaataggtaggattgtgttttgaccaataactgttgatttgtttggcgtatttaagtcattcctatgtctcgtgatatcttaggagatcccgcgtctgatgcatgttaacgcgtgataccagacgaattgatgaggccgccattttgaatgaatgaataaaacttttttccttacttctacacaatgtatccaatattcaccagatttggcacagattatcttcagaccacaatcaccttgccatgtaaaaatatgactgaattacagctgtttaaactttggccaaatctgaccatgcgtgccacaggagtaacggcttcctttttgtattcagtaactgtacacagcaattcccagcgctgacaatggctcactgggataagacgggctccgttgaagtgcaaggtcgtaggtttgaatccagccaaagtctcaggcatgtcatgatactggtttatgtgtttagtgaagccaggtatgcgacggtagctgtcgagcagtataatcataatggccacgataatgtttaattctcaggggatttatactcatgaagagtccgatttattgtgctttgtagatatagtgaatctacatctagccagtgcatcggatttcttgcatcataacttctgaacagatttgtcataaatcacaagattggtctcttctgattctacgtggcataccaagtcgaaatatatcacattgtcccgtgtccaccattttgggcgtcggccatttggaattttcataaaaacatacttttttgaactcctcgttcgccgttgctcctattttcatggacatgtaattgAATAATTTTCAGATTACTatcaccttgatttgtcaaaatatgactgaaatacagctttttatacttgggtcaaatctgacaacgcttcccacaggaaaaacggcttacttttttttggacagtaactgaacacagtaattcctagcactgagaatagctcactggaaTAAGACGGGTTCAGACGTTGActctgaagtgcaaggtcataggttcgaatccagccacagtcatcacgtatatcatgatacttgtttatctgtttagtgaagccaggtatgccacagtagctgtctaacagtataatcataatggtaatgataatgtttcaatctcaggggatctatactcaagaagagtcagatttattgtgctttacagatatgtgtcctctaacctctacgggggcgatcccatgtctgacacatgttaacttgtgataacagccaaattgatgccgccattttgaattaactaataaaacgtttttgtcctactcctgctacaaaatgtatcaaatattcaccaactctaacacagattatcttcagaccacaatcacattaacatatcaaaataggactgaattacagctgtttaaacttgggacaagtctgacaaccgcttgccacaggaaaaattccgtatatttttacgcagtcactgaaatatgatttccagcactgagaatagctcactaggataaattggtgtcctgtcaacatcagaggttcaaatccagccaaagctgacaggcttgtcatgtctctgattctctatttagcgagactataagccactgcaaagaaagccggGTAAACCGCAATCACTAGATCGAaagtcgaaagtttcttctgggtcatctgacctgcttggccaccacattgctgcttgcagctatattgtattataaattctttattgccaagctgcctgtcttgctctggcagcggtggcggtgtttgacttagccatgaaaatatgcttattgtcttcgtagagaatcattataatagtttgctcagatggcgagaatatcaccgctctctctttcgtcttctCCGCCATCAtacggttttggtgatcgacctttcctgccttttgaagtaggacctgctcgtgcacttgccctgataagtttagcctgattgaaattaaccacatgatttggatgcggatcagccaTCCACAaaccgatatttgcggttcAGTTAcctcgctaatgttaacgggctaaagggacaattgattaacttagcttcaacccttacgacaaACGAGCCCCAGGGGGCTGTTGCACAAAAGTAGAATAAAGAAATCCAGGCTAACTGAAAAAGCGCAGCTGGACTTAGTGTGATCCGCTCATCACGGCTTATTCGGTTGCACGTTTGCCAAACCAGGATGAGAAGGTGAAGCTATGTCAATCCAGATGTACATAGTTGGGATAAGTGCACCTTCACGGATTTCTTAAATAGACCATGGTATTGATCACAGATTGACTGATGCAGAAATAGAGAAGACGCGTGCAGCATATTTTTCACCCGATATAAGCAGCAACTAATTACGGAAATTGAAGCATAGTGAAGCATATAAAATGTAGGGGAGAGTGGGGGCAAAAGTAAcacgggacgaaagtaacaaagCGATTTTCTCAGAGCCCTGACTTCTAGGGTGACCGGATCCCAATTCACCAGATGTGGGACAAAGACAAcgtttgtgtgggacaatgtgggACAATGTGGGACAATGTGAGATATCAATGCATCGAGGCAgtctaaaataaaattaaatttaaataaacatttctaTTCTTCCCCTTTGCTATAACGTTACTATGATTTGCCATTTGGTTGATTCAGGAGCACATAACAGCCTGCAAACAAAAAAGTAACACATGTATTTAAATGCAACTTTCCCAATGGAGTTTTCATGCTGTTTCACAGTGCCCCTCAAGTTAACACTCCTGACTGTGTACaatcaaacagaaagacaaggcTACAATTGTTCTTTCAAATATTGTCCTTTAATGTGCCTTTTCTCCAACAACAGagagcaacaacaacacaaccacatTTAAGTGTTTGCTCTAGTGAAACAATAAACTGAAGTACATACATTCAAGTAGAACATACACTGGATACATGGAGCACATAGGCTGATTATCTGAACATAACAAAACTTAATCAGTTCAGAATCACATAGAGATAAACTACACAAAATAAATGCATTTGAAAATGCTCTGCAGTTACTGGACCAAGTAATGCTACAAAAACGCACAAATTGGTATAGGCACtacataaaataataaataaaacctgaagtgcaaatcaataCTGGTCAGGAGGTAACACAAacttaaataaaataatgttttcatttttcaatAAAGTGTTTGCTCTAGAAAAAAATAAACTGAAGCACATACAGTATTCAAGTAGAACATGGAGCACATAGGCTGATTATCTGAACATAACTAAACTCACTCAGCTCAGAATCACATAGAGATAAActacacaaaataaatgttctacTTGAATACTGTATGTGCTTGAGTATATTTAACTAGAGCAAACACTTTAATGAAATATGTTTAGTTAATCATAGAAAAATACACAATTAATGCTATTCCAGCACCAAGGAGAGCACCTGGCTGAATTTTGTTTTCAGTTCTCTACATCACAGCAACAACTGCAGGCCCACACAGACGATGCACTCTCAGCACCACGGAAAGCACCTGCCAGCAAAACACAAGAATAGAGCATTGTTTTAAAATCTAGCACCACACTGGCTCAGTGCTCACAATATTCTAAATTTATATAGACAATGTTTATCTTACCTTAGATGATCTTCTTGGCTTTATACTTCTTGCTTGAGCTTGCAGCTTCTAATAAGGCTTTCTGCTTAAGTGCATAACTGTAGAATTCCTTACAACTGTATTCAAAGTTGGTCTTGACTTGAATTTCACTCTTGATGAGCTCCACAGAGCAACGGTTCCTCTGGtcggtccaggctgcagtcatcaGGGAAAACACTCTCTCTACAGATGCGTTGGTTATTGGGATGCTGAAGACAAAGGAGGCAACTGCAGTCAGGTTTGGTGTCTTCGTGCTTTTGAGAAAGGTCGACCACTTCTCCACAACAGGAGCTCTTCTCTGCACAATTTCCGGCTGGCGTGGCAGAGTCACACAGTACTCCTCGTAGAGTTCGTCCATGTCCAGTTTCCCCCCTATATGTAGGGCCTCCACGGCATCACTGAGCTGGGTGAATGTAAAGCTGTTCTTCAGTGACAAGCAGGCAACTTTCTTCTGATAGTTGGTGTCGTTGAAGTCATACCATTTTTCCAGGTAGTTGAGTGCTGTCTGGTAGAAGTTGGACATATCCTCTTTGATTGATGCTGCCTTTTGGTCCGGAAACTGTTGGACAATCGCACTGGTCTCCATTCCAAAGAAGGAATCGATCTGTCGCTGATTGAGCTTGGTCTTGAGGGTCTGCATGATGTCATAGAGCTCACAGATGGTCCCATCCTGTCCCTCCAACAGCAGCACAACGTCATGGAACACCTTGAGTATGTTGTTGAGGAAAGCCAGGTAGGCCTGCAGCTCAATGGGATGCCCCTCACCATCCTGATCTGATTTTAAGAGCTTCCACAGTACTTTTGGGCACTCACACTCTCCCAGCGACAAGAAGTAGCTCTTGATAGCTGCCCAGCTGTTATGTAGCCTCTGGACAGCAGGCCACAGACTTAACCACCTTGTTGGTACATGTCGCCGTACAGCATGATAGTCTTCCTCCACAAAGGCGAACACTGCTTTTAATTCCTCTGTGCGCTTTGCTGAGACTGAAAAGTGGCTGAATATTTTGTTGACTACAGATTCAATGTCAATGTTCAGCATGTCTCCAGCATGCTTTGCACAGTTGTGCACTATGTGGGCCATACAGTTTGCCTTGATGATGCCACTATTTTCTGCCTTTAGCTTTTGGTAAACCGAGTTGTTTTTCCCATAGTTCACACTAGCATTGTCTGCAGTGTAAGATAAAAATCATTTCCAGTTGCAGACCATTTTCCTCTAACTTGCTCTTTATCTGGTGGTGTATGGCAGCAGCTGACTCTTGGCTATCTTCATAAAAGTCCAGTATCTTAGTTTTCAAACCCAGCTCTGGTGTCCAATATCGTAACGACAGTGGGAAGAGTTTTGTAGTGCCATGATTAGATGCATCTGAAGCCACTGAAAAAAATGGCGTGTGGACTTTTCTATCACTTGGGAGCTCTTGAACCACTGGCATttttaattctctcaaacaactCTCTACAGAGGCAGGTGCAAGCACATCTGTTACTATGGATGCTGCCTTTGTACGACCACATGACATTTTCTTTGCAATCTCAGAGTCTGGAAACATGGTAGATGCTAGCTTATTACCACAGTCTTCTGACCTGTATGATAGTGAGTGTTTTACAGTGTGGTAAACACTAGTTAGTTCAGCTGCAGTTACCTTGTTGGCGTTTGACTCTTGTTTGGGTTTTAGCAGGAACGTATCCATAGACTGGCAAGACTCTTTTTGAGCAACACGTTTTTTATGTGCCTCGCACTGTTTGTGTCGTATTCACCTCCGTGTGAAATGGAAAATTGACTTGAGCAAATTTCACACGACACTTTGCTAGAATCACTAGGCACTGGTTTCACCCAGGGATAGATAGTTTCCCAGTCTTTGTTAAAACTGCACTTCCAGTTCCTCTTCTTACCCGTGAGTGTCGTGTTTTCCTCCATGTCTGCTGCTTGCCGTTCTGACCTGATTTCTATTGTTTCGATTGGCGCGCTTAACTTCTTCCGCGTCATAGGTCCGCGTCCCAGACATGATGAAATAGCAAATAGCCATAGCCCATCTATGAAATAGCCTAGCCGAGTCTAGGCGCCCTCTGATGACAGCCCTCAcggctgtctacacacacaaacaactgttTGATAAAACACGCATTTCAAAATTTGGAGTCTGACTATCGGTAAGAATGCGGGATAACGTCTCAATTTGCGGGACGGGTGAAAAATGatagaaatgcgggactgtccCGCACAAAGCGGgacatctggtcaccctactgacttcatttgcatttgaaactatggagtcagatggaaacagaggagtcagatggctgagcggtgagagcgtcgggcaagtaatcagaaggttgccggatcgattccccgccgtcccaaaatgacgttgtgtccttgggcaaggcacttcgccctacttgcctcggggggaatgtccctgtacttactgtaagtcgttctggataagagcgtctgctaaatgactaaatgtaaatgtaactatgACAGTACGTTCAGCACGCGACCATTGACGAGTCGTCGTTTCCCGGGGCTAGGTGGAGAAATCGGTTTTTGAGTGCTAAAAGTAAATTACAGAGGCTGCCCTTTTTTTCTATTGACAAgttgtgtttcctgtttcatGTGTCACAGTAATGATCAATCTACAGTTTATTTAGTGCTGTAACGCATCCTGAAGTTTGCCTTGTCAGATCTtttcagtataaaagtaaatctGGTTTAAATGTTGGGAGTTCCACCCActtgttactttcgtcccaccGCTAATGTGGTGAGTTTCTGATTGTGAAAAtcatttattaaaacatttatgtcatattatacaaacagaat from Hypomesus transpacificus isolate Combined female chromosome 23, fHypTra1, whole genome shotgun sequence encodes:
- the LOC124485965 gene encoding uncharacterized protein LOC124485965, with the translated sequence MAHIVHNCAKHAGDMLNIDIESVVNKIFSHFSVSAKRTEELKAVFAFVEEDYHAVRRHVPTRWLSLWPAVQRLHNSWAAIKSYFLSLGECECPKVLWKLLKSDQDGEGHPIELQAYLAFLNNILKVFHDVVLLLEGQDGTICELYDIMQTLKTKLNQRQIDSFFGMETSAIVQQFPDQKAASIKEDMSNFYQTALNYLEKWYDFNDTNYQKKVACLSLKNSFTFTQLSDAVEALHIGGKLDMDELYEEYCVTLPRQPEIVQRRAPVVEKWSTFLKSTKTPNLTAVASFVFSIPITNASVERVFSLMTAAWTDQRNRCSVELIKSEIQVKTNFEYSCKEFYSYALKQKALLEAASSSKKYKAKKII